The Solea solea chromosome 19, fSolSol10.1, whole genome shotgun sequence genome has a window encoding:
- the megf10 gene encoding multiple epidermal growth factor-like domains protein 10, whose product MAVSLCCRGTFLSAVTFSLFCFLPHITSSLSLEDPNVCSHWESYSVTVQESYAHPFDQIYYTSCTDILNWFKCTRHRVSYRIAYRRGEKTMYRRKSQCCPGFYENGEICAPHCAESCVHGRCMAPNTCQCEPGWGGSNCSSACDSSHWGPHCSNRCQCQNGALCNPITGACICSPGYRGWRCESQCETGTYGNGCQQKCQCQNGATCHHVTGECKCTPGYTGAFCEDLCPPGKHGPQCEERCPCQNGGQCHHVTGECSCPAGWMGTVCGQPCPEGRFGQNCSQECQCHNNGFCVLSTGQCLCTPGYMGERCQDECPVGTYGAGCAKTCRCKNNGKCYHTNGACVCEPGYTGEICDVRLCSEAHYGLHCDRKCPCSTVNTRSCHPMTGECTCQPGWSGLYCNETCTPGFYGESCQQVCQCQNGADCHGVTGECICAPGFRGPNCSVPCPAGTYGDRCSSSCNCKNRAQCSPVDGSCSCKPGWHGVDCSINCPSGTWGLSCNLTCKCGRGGSCNALDGHCTCAPGWRGEKCDLHCQDGTYGLDCKERCDCSHADGCHHSTGHCSCLAGWTGIHCDSVCAEGRWGPNCSLPCNCKNGASCSPDEGTCECAPGYRGTTCQRICSPGYFGHRCSQTCPQCVHSNGPCHHITGQCDCLPGFKGTLCNEVCPSGRYGKACMLSCSCTNNGTCNPIDGSCQCYPGWIGSDCSQPCPPAQWGPNCIHTCNCHNGAYCSAYDGECKCTPGWTGLYCTQRCPLGFYGKDCSQTCLCRNGADCDHISGQCTCRTGFMGRHCEQKCPPGSYGYGCRQVCDCLNNSTCDHITGTCYCNPGWKGARCDQAAVVVVGSLNSLTSAAMQVDSYQIGAIAGIIVLVLLVLFLLLLFIIYRKKQKGKEPTMPAVTYTPAMRVTADYTITDAHPAACEGYPSSYFSNPSYHTLTQCISPPHVTNGPYGKTKNNQLFANLKNVDQRKVAPRPDHTGTLPADWKQGDSSDELGAYGIDRRYTGKSLRDLANGAPYHASSCSLSSSENPYATIKDPPILTAKNTECGYVEMKSPARRDSMYAEISNSSPTNNRNVYEVEPTVSTIPSTADGNGHTQFGQDPYDLPKNSHILSHYDLLPARESPSSELKELDSD is encoded by the exons ATGGCTGTGTCACTCTGCTGCCGTGGGACGTTCCTCTCGGCTGTGACCTtctcacttttctgtttcctgCCTCACATCACTTCCTCCCTCAGCTTGGAGGATCCCAACGTGTGCAGCCACTGGGAGAG TTACTCGGTGACGGTGCAGGAGTCGTACGCTCATCCCTTTGATCAGATTTATTACACCAGCTGCACCGACATCCTCAACTGGTTCAAGTGCACCAGACACAG ggtgaGTTATAGGATAGCATATCGCCGAGGAGAGAAAACCATGTATCGGAGAAAGTCCCAGTGCTGCCCAGGCTTCTACGAGAATGGAGAGATCTGTGCTC CCCACTGTGCGGAGAGCTGTGTCCATGGTCGCTGCATGGCCCCCAACACCTGCCAGTGTGAACCAGGCTGGGGGGGCTCCAACTGCTCCAGCG CATGTGACAGCAGCCACTGGGGTCCACACTGCAGTAACAGATGTCAGTGTCAGAACGGAGCGCTGTGCAACCCCATCACCGGAGCCTGTATCTGCAGCCCCGGATACAGAGGCTGGCGCTGTGAGAGCCAGTGTGAAACGGGTACCTATGGTAACGGATGCCAACAGAAATGTCAGTGCCAGAATGGTGCCACCTGTCACCATGTGACCGGAGAATGCAAGTGCACACCGGGATACACTGGAGCTTT CTGTGAAGACCTGTGTCCTCCTGGTAAACACGGGCCACAGTGTGAGGAGCGATGTCCATGTCAGAACGGGGGACAGTGTCACCATGTGACTGGAGAGTGCTCGTGTCCTGCAGGATGGATG GGTACAGTGTGTGGTCAGCCATGTCCAGAGGGAAGATTTGGACAGAACTGTTCCCAGGAATGTCAGTGCCACAACAACGGCTTCTGTGTGTTGTCTACGGGACAGTGTCTCTGCACCCCGGGGTACATGGGAGAACG GTGCCAGGACGAGTGTCCAGTTGGAACCTACGGTGCTGGCTGTGCAAAGACGTGTCGCTGTAAGAACAACGGCAAGTGCTACCACACCAacggcgcgtgtgtgtgtgagccaggATACACCGGGGAGATATGTGACGTCCGACTGTGCTCTGAAGCTCACTACGGCCTTCACTGCGACAGGAAGTGTCCATGCTCCACAGTGAACACGCGGAG CTGCCACCCTATGACAGGAGAGTGCACATGTCAGCCGGGCTGGTCAGGACTCTACTGCAATGAAACCTGCACTCCAGGCTTTTACGGCGAGTCCTGCCAGCAGGTGTGCCAGTGCCAGAACGGTGCCGACTGCCACGGTGTGACCGGAGAGTGTATCTGTGCTCCAGGCTTCAGG GGTCCCAACTGTTCGGTGCCGTGTCCAGCAGGGACGTATGGAGACAGATGCTCCTCCAGCTGTAACTGTAAGAACCGAGCCCAGTGTTCACCTGTGGATGGATCATGCTCCTGTAAACCAG GGTGGCATGGTGTGGACTGCTCCATCAACTGTCCAAGTGGAACCTGGGGTCTGAGCTGTAACCTCACCTGCAAGTGTGGGAGAGGAGGATCCTGTAACGCCCTGGACGGTCACTGCACCTGTGCTCCTGGCTGGAGAGGAGAGAAGTGTGACCTCCACTGTCAG GACGGCACCTATGGTCTGGACTGTAAGGAACGCTGTGACTGCAGTCACGCTGACGGATGCCACCATTCCACTGGTCACTGCAGCTGTCTGGCTGGATGGACAG gtATCcactgtgacagtgtgtgtgcagagggcCGCTGGGGCCCAAACTGCTCGCTCCCGTGTAACTGTAAGAACGGAGCGTCCTGCTCTCCTGATGAGGGCACCTGTGAATGTGCTCCAGGATACAGAGGCACCACCTGTCAGAGGA TCTGCTCTCCGGGTTACTTTGGTCACCGCTGCAGTCAGACGTGTCCACAGTGTGTCCACAGTAATGGACCCTGTCACCACATTACAGGACAGTGTGACTGTCTGCCAGGCTTCAAGGGGACGCTGTGCAACGAGG TGTGTCCCAGCGGTCGCTATGGGAAGGCCTGCATGTTGAGCTGCAGCTGTACCAACAACGGCACGTGTAACCCCATCGATGGCTCCTGTCAGTGTTATCCAGGATGGATCGGCAGCGACTGCTCTCAGC CGTGTCCACCTGCTCAGTGGGGACCCAACTGCATCCACACGTGCAACTGTCACAACGGAGCCTACTGCAGTGCTTATGATGGAGAATGCAAGTGCACACCTGGATGGACTGGCCTCTACTGCACACAGC GCTGTCCTTTAGGTTTCTATGGGAAGGATTGTTCTCAGACCTGTCTGTGCAGGAACGGAGCCGACTGTGACCACATCTCAGGACAGTGCACGTGTCGCACCGGCTTCATGGGACGACACTGTGAGCAAA AGTGTCCCCCTGGCTCATACGGTTACGGCTGTCGACAGGTGTGTGACTGTCTGAATAACTCCACCTGTGACCACATCACTGGTACATGTTACTGTAACCCAGGCTGGAAAGGAGCTCGCTGTGACCAAG ctgctgtggtggtggtgggcagCCTCAACAGTTTGACCAGTGCAGCCATGCAGGTGGACTCCTACCAGATCGGAGCCATCGCAGGGATCATTGTCCTGGTGCTGCTggtgctcttcctcctcctcctcttcatcatttaCAGGAAGAAGCAGAAGGGGAAAGAGCCCACCATGCCGGCCGTGACCTACACGCCTGCCATGAGGGTCACCGCTGATTACACCATCACAG ATGCTCACCCAGCAGCATGTGAGGGTTACCCCAGCAGCTACTTCTCCAACCCCAGCTACCATACTCTGACCCAGTGCATCAGCCCCCCACATGTCACCAATGGACCATATGGAAAG ACAAAGAACAACCAGCTGTTTGCGAATTTGAAGAATGTGGATCAGAGGAAAGTGGCTCCTCGACCTGACCACACAGGCACACTGCCTGCAGACTGGAAACAAGGAGACAGCTCTGATGAACTGG GAGCTTATGGAATTGATAGGAGATACACTGGGAAATCATTACGAG ATCTGGCAAACGGCGCGCCGTATCACGCCAGCTCCTGCTCCCTCAGCAGCTCAGAAAACCCATATGCCACGATAAAGGACCCCCCGATACTGACGGCCAAAAACACCGAGTGTGGCTACGTGGAAATGAAGTCACCGGCCAGGCGTGACTCCATGTACGCAGAGATCAGCAACAGCAGCCCCACCAACAACCGCAATGTCTACGAAGTTG AGCCGACGGTGAGCACCATCCCATCCACTGCAGACGGCAACGGCCACACACAGTTTGGTCAAGATCCGTACGATCTACCAAAAAACAGCCACATCCTCTCTCACTATGACCTCCTGCCTGCCAGAGAGAGTCCATCGTCAGAGCTCAAGGAGCTGGACAGTGACTGA